One stretch of Cheilinus undulatus linkage group 5, ASM1832078v1, whole genome shotgun sequence DNA includes these proteins:
- the sdf2l1 gene encoding stromal cell-derived factor 2-like protein 1: MEMIHTVRVLMKSLLFVLLCSHSEGRESELSYVTCGSLVKLLNTRHNVRLHSHDVKYGSGSGQQSVTGVENADDSNSYWQIRGKPNRPCQRGVAIKCGQAIRITHMKTGRNLHSHHFSSPLSNNQEVSAFGENGEGDDLDVWTVQCDGVHWERDEAVRFKHMGTDVYLSVTGEQYGHPIRGQREVHGMNSPNQHNWWRSMEGVFIMPSQEPMRHDEL, translated from the exons ATGGAGATGATCCACACTGTCCGTGTTTTAATGAAATCTTTGCTGTTTGTTCTGCTGTGTTCTCACAGTGAAGGCAGAGAGTCGGAGCTCAGCTACGTGACCTGCGGCTCTTTGGTTAAACTGCTCAACACCAGGCACAACGTCCGTCTGCATTCACACGACGTCAAGTACGGCTCAG GCAGTGGGCAGCAGTCAGTCACTGGTGTGGAGAATGCAGATGACTCCAACAGTTACTGGCAGATCCGGGGGAAGCCGAACCGTCCATGTCAGCGAGGAGTCGCCATAAAGTGCGGTCAGGCCATTCGGATCACGCACATGAAGACAGGCCGTAACCTGCACTCACACCACTTTAGCTCACCACTGTCCAATAACCAG GAGGTCAGCGCCTTTGGAGAGAATGGCGAGGGGGATGACCTGGATGTTTGGACAGTACAGTGTGATGGCGTTCACTGGGAGCGGGACGAAGCTGTGCGTTTCAAACACATGGGCACTGACGTGTACCTCAGCGTGACGGGGGAGCAGTATGGACACCCGATTCGAGGCCAACGTGAGGTGCACGGCATGAACTCGCCCAACCAGCACAATTGGTGGCGTTCCATGGAGGGCGTGTTTATCATGCCCAGTCAGGAGCCGATGCGCCATGACGAGCTCTGA